The Malus domestica chromosome 13, GDT2T_hap1 genome includes a window with the following:
- the LOC103425506 gene encoding uncharacterized protein: MSRLLFSKSLLLAPSSLASAPLRGTPFKFSSSPTPTSRVPHRMATDASSSPPSATGGDATDRPVSNAGHEPTTSPSSSSSSTPASSAIDFLSLCHRLKTTKRAGWVKRDVKDPESIADHMYRMGLMALIASDIPGVDRDKCIKIAIVHDIAEAIVGDITPSDGIPKAEKSRREQEALDHMCKLLGGGSIAKEVGELWMEYEGNSSPEAKIVKDLDKVEMILQALEYEKEQGKDLEEFFQSTAGKFQTDLGKAWALEIASRRKK, from the exons atgaGCCGACTGTTGTTCTCTAAATCGCTCCTCCTAGCCCCCTCCTCTCTTGCTTCCGCCCCCCTTCGAGGAACACCATTCAAGTTCTCTTCGTCGCCCACTCCAACTTCTAGAGTTCCTCATCGTATGGCCACCGACGCTTCGTCGTCCCCGCCATCCGCCACCGGCGGTGACGCCACCGACCGTCCCGTTTCCAATGCAGGCCACGAACCGACCAcctccccttcttcttcttcttcgtcgacTCCAGCTTCCTCTGCCATTGATTTTCTCTCGCTCTGCCACCGCCTCAAG ACGACGAAAAGAGCTGGATGGGTGAAGAGAGATGTGAAGGATCCAGAGTCGATAGCTGACCATATGTACCGGATGGGATTAATGGCTTTGATTGCTTCTGATATCCCCGGTGTCGATAGAGACAA GTGTATTAAAATCGCCATTGTTCATGATATTGCTGAAG CCATTGTTGGGGACATAACGCCCTCGGATGGGATTCCAAAGGCGGAGAAAAGTAGAAGAGAGCAAGAGGCATTAGACCACATGTGCAAATTACTCGGTGGAGGCTCAATAG CTAAAGAAGTAGGTGAACTGTGGATGGAGTACGAGGGGAATTCCTCGCCAGAAGCTAAAATTGTTAAGGACCTCGATAAG GTGGAGATGATACTTCAAGCCTTGGAATATGAAAAGG AACAAGGGAAGGATTTAGAAGAGTTTTTTCAGTCGACTGCTG GGAAGTTTCAGACTGATTTGGGAAAAGCATGGGCATTAGAGATCGcgtcaagaagaaaaaaataa